One Bythopirellula goksoeyrii genomic window, GTGAAGTCTCCGAAGTGCCCTTTATCGCCGAGCTTTTTCTGCTCGTGGTTCGTTTCACCATCTCGGCGAATAAAAGGCAAGCCATCCTCCTTCGAGGGATCCGGCCACCAATAGGCACCAAAGCTGGCATAGTCGTGCTTGTCGCCACTTGGAGGGACATGGGCGTTGTAGGTCACCGAGTAAGATTCGTTCTCCAAGGCTTTGTCCGCCTGTCGCATCAACCTATCTACTGCAGCCTGCAACTCAGGTGTCGGATCTTTCAAGGCAGCTTTCGTGCTAGCGAGATGGTCAGCTTCCCAGATCAGCAAGTCGGGCGGCGAATCAGCCCGAAGTTCATGTGGAAAGGCGGAGTGATAAACCACTACCAAGAGGATTGCGAGAGAGCGAATCATGGACTTTTTTACATCCGTTAGAGCTAGTCTATTACAAAACTTCCGAACCTGACGGCGGGCTCTCCAAGTTCTCTTGAGATCTCCTGAACTCGATAGCCGAATCCCGAACCATCGATCGATCGAAGATCCAGTTTGCCCTCTCGACGTTGGTAGAGTCCTGGATGGACCTGTGCTTCAGGTAACGACGCTTTAGGGTAGAATTGCATGGCGTTGGATTCTACTCCCAAAAGAGTACCTGCGTTTGCTGCGAGCAACACATGAGGGATCTGGGCAAGCATAGGATTGGTTAGATCCTGGACCATAATGCTCATCCCATGGGCCTTCGCCCAACAAAGTGTCAGGATCGCACCGGTCTGCGTTTTACAAGTTTTCAACGCCACCCCAGTCCAGCCAAGTTCCCTGCCGAGTCGAACCAGCTGCCAATTGTGAGCACTTTCGTCCATCAGCAACGGCTTGCGACTCGACACACTCGAAACATCAATCTTGTTGGCTTCAAGATCGTAAGGAAACGGTTGTTCGACGTACAAAATCGAATCGTAAATATCAGGGTGTTCAGCAGATAACCGGTCGAGGACTCCATTGACGTAAGCGGGCTCAAGAACGGTGCAATTGAAATCCGCACTGAGCGTGTAAGAACCGTGTTTGGCGGCGATAAGACCAACTTGGACCAAGCGGTCAAAGTCCCATTCCGCATCGTTGCCGCGAAGTTTGACTTTCAAATTTTGCAGACCGTCTCGGTTGATCCAGTCTTCTAACAGAAACGGCTCGCCGTCTAGCGGGATAGAACCATTCATTTCTGAAGGATCAAGCAGGTCTACTCCTCCCACCAAATGCCAAACGGGAAGTTCTTCGGGGACATTATCCGTCATATAATCGATGGGATATTTGCCCGCAAAATCGACGCCGTCTGCATCGGACTCACCCAAGTAGTGGGACAAGTCATGATTCATAAACTCGGCGTTGTAGCAGTCGTAGATGGGGCGATCGTGGAGATTCCCGTACGCATCATGCAGAGCAATATCGAACGGCGAGCAGCAGACCAACCCCGCCAGTAGCGGCATGCGTTCTTCAGGCGCGCAATCTCGGTTGAACCCAGCCAGAAGCGTCGGCAAAGTGTTCTCTTGAAACTCGTGGCCAATCTCCATGGCATGACCATAGCCGGGAAACTCAGACCAGGCCGACGCAAGCTGTTCACAAAAATCTCGCAGAGCAAGATCTCTCCTGCGATGCGAAATCGTGCTCGGCCAAACCCATGGGACGCTCAGTGGCGTTTCCCCCCAACCCTCGGCTTTGCGACCAGAGCGATCTTCAACACTTATTCGGACACGCGCACATGTCACGCTGCTCAACGTTTCTGAGCCAAATTTCAGCGGCACTCGAGTGGTAACTGGTAAGAAGTACAGTTCCACACCGGAGACGGTGATATCGGTCGCTTTGCCAGTCGTAGACTGCGTACTCAGCGTATGTGAAGTGTTCGGAGGGGTCATCAAAAACTATTCAAAAAAACTCGTGACAATTAGGAAAACAAGTGACTCGGGGTCGCTTCTTAGGTGTTCCACGATTGGTTGGTAGGACGATTCAGAAAGGCACTTGCCTCTTTGTTATCAACAATCTGTTCGCTAGCAGGATCCCATTTCACTTTGGTACCAAGACGCAAAGCGATATTCCCTAGATGGCAAACGGTCGCACTTCGGTGTCCGACTTCAACGGGTGCCGCTGGCTCTTCGCGTGACTTCACACAATCGATGAAATTGCGCTGATGGTCGTCGTTGCTAACATAGACGTCAGGAACTTCCGAGCCGCATACATCCGACTTAATCCCCTCCGCGATCGTAAAGAAATTACGGCCCTGGTTTTCGACGCGAACGCTTCCCTCGGTCCCTTCAACGATGCAACGCACCTCAGGGACTCCCGTCATGCAATCGAGTACAACCCCGTTGTCGTAAGTGCAACGAAAATGCGTGTAGGTGGCAGCGTTGAAGAGGCTTCCTTCGGGCAGGAAGTCCGCATAAACATGCTCGACTTCAACAGGTCCTGACTTATCCATGCCTAGTGCCCACTGGGCCATGTCAAGCGAATGGGCTCCAAAGTTAGTGACTTGGCCACCCGCATAGTCATAGTTGAAACGGAACCGATACAGGCAACGATCCTTGTGATAGGGTGCATCAGGGGCGGGGCCGAGCCACATGGCGTAATCAAACCCATCCGGAACTGGCATAGGTTTCCACCCCGGACCCGGGCTGATCATGTTATGCCTTCCCACATTGCAGACGACCCGTTTTATCTCACCCAGAGCACCACTTTGGACGATGTCAACCAGACGACGCACATTCGGGTTGGAACGTTCGTGACTGCCGGTCTGCAAGATGCGATCATTCTCGCGCACCGCCTTAACCATCGCTTGTTGATCACCAATAGTAAGTCCCAAAGGCTTCTCGCAATAAACATCCTTACCTGCCTTGCAAGCCTGCACAGTCATCGTGCTATGCCAATGGTCAGGGGTCGCAATGATTACTGCGTCGATGTCGTCGCGACTCAGAATGTCTCGAAAATCGTTGTATGCCTCACAGCCCTTGTAGGAACCGGACTCACTCGATTTGCCGTAATAGCCTTCGACTTCCTCACGTGCCGGCTCACGGCCATAAACATGTTTATCATCCTTATAGCCACTGCTGCCACGATTCACATCGCAAACGGCTAAGACTTGGCATGCATCGTTCTCTAGAAAACGCTTCATCACCGGAAAGCCTTGATTGCCAACACCGATGCAGCCCAGTGTTACTCGATTGCTCGGTGCATTGGCGCCAAACGCCGAGGCTGGAACAAAATACGGAGCGGCAGCTGCTGCAGCGAGTGCGGAAGTCTTCAAAAACTCGCGACGTGATCCAGCTTGAGGGGCGTGTTGATTAGACATGGAAAAGGCTACTCCTGATTAAAAGTCGCGTTGAATTTCTACTCCGGGTGCAAAAAGCAGGCACCAAGAGACCTAGGAGACAAAGCGTCATCCCCGTGCATTCAGGGACGGGTACTGCCTGTGAAGTCAGCGGCGCTGACCCCGTGAAACCGCGTTGCCAAATGAGGAAATCTGTCCCATCGACATTACCATCTTCGTTAGCATCGCCATCCATGTGGCTTGCTGAACCGGATGTTCCATACCCAGCCTGCCAAGCCAACAGATCATTCCCATCGACGAAACCATCCTCGTTGAAGTCGCCTGCGACGAACATCTCATCGAACAAGGCGTCGAGCTCAGAAGGTGTGAGGGAATGATCCGAATCGAGGACCAAGGCATCTAGTTGATTGTTCGCTTCCCGTCTGCCGATGCGAAACTCGAGTGGCACACCAACATTCGACGAGGTAATCGTAAACAGGCCCCCGGTTTCCCAAATGTAAGTCCCACTTTGAGTGGTTCCCTCATTCACTGTGGGATCGATATTGAAATCGTCGGGAACATAGAGACTGTCCGAACTGCCATTGGTTCCTTTGGCGCGGTAGTAGGCCCGATAGGTGCCCTGCTGCTCGAAAGTCAGGTCGTAAACGGCGAGCGTGTCATGAGTGCCAGGCAGATTGACGATTGATCCCGAGGGAGCACGAATCGCTTCGCCGCCAAGGGCCTCTGCATCAACAACAGTGGTCCACTTCAGCCCATTACCGGCGGGGTCGAGTACTGCCGCATAGTCCTCTGCTTGGATCGCACAACCACGTGCGAAGCACCCCCCTCCCCCACCAGGTGGATCAACGGGCTGCAGCCAGCTTGGGCCGACATCTCCCGCCACAAGTGGTTTACGAACAATCTGCGCCGTCGAAAATTCGTCGGCACCGATATCCATCAGTCCGATGCGTTCCTGACCATCCATGTCGTGGGTAATGATGCTGCTGTAACTACCGACGACAGCATTATCGATCGCAGGACTCCCGGAACTGAGCCGCCAAAGCCCATCGGCATCGAGTTGAAGTTGAGGATTTACATTGCCAATGCCCACGCTGCCGTTCTTGGGCCCTAAGCTACCACCGAACGCGATATTCCCTTCCCAGGTCCAACCTGCACCTTCGTTCCCTTCAAAGATCGTCGGACCATCGCTACGAAAAATATTGTTAGCCACAGTCACATTCTCTGCCAACAAGGTCCGACTGCTGCTTCCCAACCCATCATCGAAAGTAAGCATCACCCCCTGGGTATTGACCAAGGTGTTATGAGCGATCACAGCGTCTTTTACCTGGAAATACTGATTGAGTGCTGAGTTTTGCACTCCCGCTGAGATGGAAATCGCGCCACCGGCGCGATCGTCAACATTGGCAATGTAGTTGTTGACGATCGTCTGCCTCTCGCCGATGACGCGAATTGCTCCGCTATTGTTCGTATCCCCCCCAAGAAAGAAGTTTCCTTCTACGAGCGTGTCGTTGCCGTGACGCAGGGTAAGAGTCCCTTTCGAATCGCGAAACGTGTTGTAGCGATAAGTGTTGTTGCCAGACTTGTTCGAGATGATCTCTATTTCACCGTCGAGTCGCTCAAAGAGATTGTTCTCCACAGTGGTGAAGGAGTCACTCAAAGATTCATCACTTGTTCCGATGCGAATTGTCTCGAATCCATTGCCATCGGCGGGGTTGTTAGGTACGGGACGATCGACAAAGTGATTCGCGTCAATCAAGTGGCTATTGGCAGACGTATTATCCCGTCGCACGACCACTGTCACTCCAGAATGATTCTGATTCTCGAATCGATTGTGATCCACACGATTGTTCTGGCCAAACAATTCGACCCAATGATACCGGTCATTGACACTCGGCGGGTTGTAACCCACGATCGTGGAGTTCGTGAGCCGACTATTCGTGGCTTCGCCATTGGAACCACGGAATTCGATGATGGCATTAGAACCATTGTTCAAGGCGCCTCCCTCAAATCTTAGACCGTCGGCCACTAGCCAGTCGCCGGAAATATCTAGCGTCGAGGATCCGTTGAGAATCACACCACCAGGAGTCTGAGTTCGCAAAGTAATAGGGTTCGATGAGGTTCCGAATCCCGCGAAACTGATCTGCTGATTCGTCCAGACGCCATCCGTCATAATCAGCGTATCCCCTGGTTGGGCGGATTGCATGGCTGTGTTGATCTGTGAGGCGGAGGAAACCATGAAGTCGATCGCAAATACTGGGGTAGGTGAGAGTGCAGCAGTCGCCAAACCACTCACGGCCAGAGCAAACCTTGTACGCAATCGGAATATAATGCAAAAAAAATATCTCATGGGGGAACCTTCTCGAACCATCAATCGATGTATGGCCCTTTTTTGTCGCCCCAACTGAGTTCTACCTCTAAACCTTCGATTGGCTCCGTGACTTCGATTTCAATACCCGAAGTTCGAAAGTCAGCGTATTTCTTGGGTGCATACCACTCGATCTTGCTATCGCTGATGATGCGGTTTGAGGACACTTGCACTTGATGTTTGCCTAAAAGTGCACCGTCGTTTCCGTCGTAACATGTCAAATTGAAATGGCCTTGTTCGTCAATCTTGCTGCCGGAAGGACGACCATTACTGGGGACAAATTTAATATTACCACTGGTAAGTGGTTGGCCATTTATGAGCACTGTGCCCGAAACCGGCACTCTTTCTGGCCTACCGTCACTACAGCCGGCTATCACGATGACAGCAAGCAAAATAGTAAACCAGCGTTTGTCCCAGGTGGACTGCTCGCATTGCTGAACATCGAATGCTTCACTCTGCATCATGATTCCTCAGCCTCTTCAGACTTAGTGTCAGCGGGTATCTTGGACGACTCCACTTCATCTATAGCTTTGCTTTCAGGGTCGACATTATTTTCAACTTTCGCGCTGTCCTCTTTGGATCCCTCGGAAACCAACTCAATCGTCAAGGCTTCATTCTTATTGTTAATGACTACTTCTAAACCAGAAGTGCGAAAATCAGCATAGTGTTGGGGAGCTTTCCAGATTATCGTCTCGTCATCGACTATTTCAGAGGAAGCGATTTCCACCCGATAGATACCAAGGGGCAACCCGTTTTCAAAGGGTTTATCGATACTCTCGGCAGCAATTTCAAAGCTACCGTCATCCAAAATAGTGCTACTTCCCGGACGGCCTTGTTCAGGCACAAATCGGATCGTTCCCCCCTCAAGCGGCTCGCCATCTATCAACACGACTCCTGCCACAGGAACGCGTTTTGCCTCAGACTCACCACAACTGGTTAGGCTCATCAATATCGAAGCAATAGCACACGGAACGAGGAACAAACGCTTCACAATGGACCACTGAGTTTTGGAAGTCACCATTTTCAACTCGATTCAATAACCTGGCTGAGAGCAGAAAACATCATCCACTGCATCCATGGCAAGCGGTTTTCCTGCGATAGTCGACAAGTCTTGATAGGTAACCAGGTCGATATCCTCGCTGATCAAGGTCACGTGACCATCCGCATATACGAATTGTGCTCCACCAGGATGTCGACTGGCGAACGCGCCATTGAAACATCCTGGATTATCCCCAGCTACTGCGCACTCTACGCCAGTAGGTGTGTTTACCGCCGCCTCGGTAACACGGTAGGAATCGCCGAATCTAAGCGTATAAGTCCAAATGTTAGAACTATCTTGCGTGTGACCATCAATCACCTCACCAGCAGAAATTGTGTTACTTGTTCCATCTTCAATTTGTTGCATCTTAACTCTCGTCCAATACAGGTGAATCCCCGTATTGTGGTGCTTCACCATACATGCATCCACGCCGAACTTATTAATACCACGATGTCCAGCGCATAATGCATAGGACCCGGTCGCCGGGACGATATTCCACGATTGGAAGTTACTGACTTCCGATTGCGGAAGCATCGTGCTGGATGGACAAACGACAAAATTTGGTCGAGTACCGATGGCTTCTTCCTTTTGCGGCGTTTTCCACGAGACTTGAGCTACGCTACTCAGCCAGACACTATCCCCATTCTCGATGTCAAATCTGTCATACAGCGCCTGTTGTTCCATAAACGGCAATACTAGAACAAAGCCGCTTACGCCAGAACGCTCATAACCTTTGCCTCCAGAGGCCCTAGGTCCAGGTGGACGTCCAACGGAACGCACTTCTTGTGATCCAGTTGCATCAGGCCCGGGACGTGCAGGGGGGAAAGTCTTCTTAGTACTTTCGTAGTTAAGCTGCGCGATACCGTATTGCTTCAGATTATTGCTGCAGGACATCCGCCGAGCCGCCTCGCGGGCAGCTTGCACGGCTGGCAACAACAATGCTACCAAGACACCAATAATTGCGATCACAACTAAGAGTTCTACAAGGGTAAAGCCCCGTGAGATTCTCATCCTGAATTCCTGCTGAGATTTGTGAGAAGACATTATTGATACTCCATAAGGAAGCTGTTGGCCGGGAGGAGTTAC contains:
- a CDS encoding enolase C-terminal domain-like protein yields the protein MTPPNTSHTLSTQSTTGKATDITVSGVELYFLPVTTRVPLKFGSETLSSVTCARVRISVEDRSGRKAEGWGETPLSVPWVWPSTISHRRRDLALRDFCEQLASAWSEFPGYGHAMEIGHEFQENTLPTLLAGFNRDCAPEERMPLLAGLVCCSPFDIALHDAYGNLHDRPIYDCYNAEFMNHDLSHYLGESDADGVDFAGKYPIDYMTDNVPEELPVWHLVGGVDLLDPSEMNGSIPLDGEPFLLEDWINRDGLQNLKVKLRGNDAEWDFDRLVQVGLIAAKHGSYTLSADFNCTVLEPAYVNGVLDRLSAEHPDIYDSILYVEQPFPYDLEANKIDVSSVSSRKPLLMDESAHNWQLVRLGRELGWTGVALKTCKTQTGAILTLCWAKAHGMSIMVQDLTNPMLAQIPHVLLAANAGTLLGVESNAMQFYPKASLPEAQVHPGLYQRREGKLDLRSIDGSGFGYRVQEISRELGEPAVRFGSFVID
- a CDS encoding Gfo/Idh/MocA family protein, yielding MSNQHAPQAGSRREFLKTSALAAAAAAPYFVPASAFGANAPSNRVTLGCIGVGNQGFPVMKRFLENDACQVLAVCDVNRGSSGYKDDKHVYGREPAREEVEGYYGKSSESGSYKGCEAYNDFRDILSRDDIDAVIIATPDHWHSTMTVQACKAGKDVYCEKPLGLTIGDQQAMVKAVRENDRILQTGSHERSNPNVRRLVDIVQSGALGEIKRVVCNVGRHNMISPGPGWKPMPVPDGFDYAMWLGPAPDAPYHKDRCLYRFRFNYDYAGGQVTNFGAHSLDMAQWALGMDKSGPVEVEHVYADFLPEGSLFNAATYTHFRCTYDNGVVLDCMTGVPEVRCIVEGTEGSVRVENQGRNFFTIAEGIKSDVCGSEVPDVYVSNDDHQRNFIDCVKSREEPAAPVEVGHRSATVCHLGNIALRLGTKVKWDPASEQIVDNKEASAFLNRPTNQSWNT
- a CDS encoding chondroitinase-B domain-containing protein — encoded protein: MRYFFCIIFRLRTRFALAVSGLATAALSPTPVFAIDFMVSSASQINTAMQSAQPGDTLIMTDGVWTNQQISFAGFGTSSNPITLRTQTPGGVILNGSSTLDISGDWLVADGLRFEGGALNNGSNAIIEFRGSNGEATNSRLTNSTIVGYNPPSVNDRYHWVELFGQNNRVDHNRFENQNHSGVTVVVRRDNTSANSHLIDANHFVDRPVPNNPADGNGFETIRIGTSDESLSDSFTTVENNLFERLDGEIEIISNKSGNNTYRYNTFRDSKGTLTLRHGNDTLVEGNFFLGGDTNNSGAIRVIGERQTIVNNYIANVDDRAGGAISISAGVQNSALNQYFQVKDAVIAHNTLVNTQGVMLTFDDGLGSSSRTLLAENVTVANNIFRSDGPTIFEGNEGAGWTWEGNIAFGGSLGPKNGSVGIGNVNPQLQLDADGLWRLSSGSPAIDNAVVGSYSSIITHDMDGQERIGLMDIGADEFSTAQIVRKPLVAGDVGPSWLQPVDPPGGGGGCFARGCAIQAEDYAAVLDPAGNGLKWTTVVDAEALGGEAIRAPSGSIVNLPGTHDTLAVYDLTFEQQGTYRAYYRAKGTNGSSDSLYVPDDFNIDPTVNEGTTQSGTYIWETGGLFTITSSNVGVPLEFRIGRREANNQLDALVLDSDHSLTPSELDALFDEMFVAGDFNEDGFVDGNDLLAWQAGYGTSGSASHMDGDANEDGNVDGTDFLIWQRGFTGSAPLTSQAVPVPECTGMTLCLLGLLVPAFCTRSRNSTRLLIRSSLFHV
- a CDS encoding DUF1559 domain-containing protein; translated protein: MRISRGFTLVELLVVIAIIGVLVALLLPAVQAAREAARRMSCSNNLKQYGIAQLNYESTKKTFPPARPGPDATGSQEVRSVGRPPGPRASGGKGYERSGVSGFVLVLPFMEQQALYDRFDIENGDSVWLSSVAQVSWKTPQKEEAIGTRPNFVVCPSSTMLPQSEVSNFQSWNIVPATGSYALCAGHRGINKFGVDACMVKHHNTGIHLYWTRVKMQQIEDGTSNTISAGEVIDGHTQDSSNIWTYTLRFGDSYRVTEAAVNTPTGVECAVAGDNPGCFNGAFASRHPGGAQFVYADGHVTLISEDIDLVTYQDLSTIAGKPLAMDAVDDVFCSQPGY